A single Lolium perenne isolate Kyuss_39 chromosome 6, Kyuss_2.0, whole genome shotgun sequence DNA region contains:
- the LOC127306875 gene encoding putative glycerol-3-phosphate transporter 4, whose translation MAEPPAPAPAPPMPKSSPRPLPRPRNHHPPPGLRALPAFSYNAHRGLVLGLTFLAYALYHASRKPPSIVKRALSKSWPPFYDPALLGETDVAFLASYSLGMFGAGHLGDRLDLRIFLAAGMVGSGAAVALFGAGYFLSLHSLLFYVLAQAIAGLLQSTGWPSVVAIVGNWFGGRRRGLIMGLWNAHTSVGNISGSLIAAAVLRYGWGWSFVVPGGLIALGGVLVFFFLAPYPEDVGFAPSPPKKASEASTDEEDISSRSTAGGGGEDRRDAVGIRKAFSIPGVFTFAACLFFAKLVAYTFLYWLPFYLTQTAIGGEYMSVTDAGYISVLFDVGGIIGGILAGFMSDQLDARATTAAMFMYLAIPSLYAFHAYGSTSKVANIALMMISGLFVNGPYALITTAVSADLGTHKSLKGDSRALATVTAIIDGTGSLGAALGPFITGFISKTGWDSVFIMLIVCALIAGACLSGLVKSEIQQIIQNWRNRSTHLQNGTADSGAQPLLAGSS comes from the exons ATGGCGGAGCCACCcgcaccggcaccggcaccgccCATGCCCAAGTCATCTCCGCGGCCGCTGCCGCGGCCGCGCAACCACCACCCGCCGCCGGGCCTCCGCGCCCTGCCCGCCTTCTCCTACAACGCCCACCGCGGCCTCGTCCTCGGCCTCACCTTCCTCGCCTACGCCCTCTACCACGCCTCCCGCAAGCCGCCCAGCATCGTCAAGCGCGCGCTCTCCAAGTcctggccgcccttctacgacccCGCGCTCCTCGGCGAGACCGATGTCGCCTTCCTCGCCTCCTACTCCCTCGGCATGTTCGGCGCCGGCCATCTCGGCGATCGCCTCGATCTCCGCATCTTCCTCGCCGCGGGGATGGTCGGGAgcggcgccgccgtcgccctGTTCGGCGCCGGGTACTTCCTCTCCCTGCACTCCCTCCTGTTCTACGTCCTCGCCCAGGCAATCGCGGGCCTGCTCCAGTCAACCGGCTGGCCCTCGGTGGTCGCCATCGTCGGCAATTGGTTCGGCGGCCGCAGGCGCGGCCTCATAATGGGCCTATGGAACGCGCACACCTCCGTTGGGAACATCAGCGGCTCGCTTATCGCCGCCGCCGTGCTGCGGTACGGGTGGGGCTGGTCGTTTGTGGTCCCCGGCGGGCTCATCGCGCTCGGCGGAGTTCTCGTGTTTTTCTTCCTCGCGCCTTACCCAGAGGACGTTGGTTTCGCTCCCTCGCCGCCCAAGAAGGCCAGTGAGGcgagcaccgacgaggaggacatcagcagcagaAGCACCGCCGGTGGCGGAGGGGAGGACAGAAGAGATGCCGTGGGAATCCGGAAGGCGTTCTCCATTCCAGGCGTGTTCACCTTCGCTGCCTGCCTCTTCTTCGCCAAGCTGGTCGCCTACACGTTCTTGTACTGGCTCCCGTTCTACTTGACCCAAACTG CTATTGGAGGTGAGTACATGTCGGTGACGGATGCTGGTTATATATCAGTGTTGTTCGATGTAGGGGGAATCATTGGTGGAATTCTTGCTGGGTTCATGTCTGATCAGCTTGATGCTAGGGCCACCACTGCAGCAATGTTTATGTATCTGGCAATTCCATCTCTGTACGCCTTTCATGCATATGGCAGTACTTCAAAAGTGGCAAACATTGCCCTGATGATGATCAGCGGATTGTTTGTTAATGGGCCTTACGCTCTGATAACAACTGCAGTTTCTGCTGATCTCGGGACTCACAAATCTCTCAAAGGAGACTCTCGTGCGTTGGCCACGGTGACAGCAATTATAGATGGGACAGGATCGCTGGGTGCTGCCTTGGGGCCATTTATCACGGGTTTCATTTCGAAGACTGGATGGGATTCAGTGTTTATAATGCTCATAGTTTGTGCACTGATTGCTGGTGCGTGTTTATCAGGTCTTGTGAAATCAGAAATTCAACAGATTATTCAAAACTGGAGGAATCGCTCAACTCACCTGCAGAATGGAACTGCAG ATTCTGGTGCTCAACCACTTTTAGCGGGAAGTAGTTGA